TTTATGATATCTTCTGCTTTAATTCTGGGAATACAAATACCCATGACTTTGCCATCAAATGAAGATAAGGAAGCTGTAACAACGAATGAAATACAGACAATTGGGTAATAGCAAACTACATATTTCTGAAATTAGTCTTGGTTCTTGGGGCGTTGATGAAGGTGTAGCTAAGGAAAATGCCAAGGCTTGTATTTACAAAGCCCTTGATCTGGGAATTAACTTCATTGATACTTCTAATTCTTACGCTGCCGGTGGTGCTGAGTCATTTTTAGGGGAAGTATTAACAGGAATTGAGCGATCATCTTATCTCTTAGCTACCAAGGTCTTCTATCCCACTTCACCCACTGATCAAGGATTATCAGCAGCCCAGATTAAAAAACAAATTGATGCTTCCTTAAAGCGATTGCGTACCGATTATGTTGACCTGTATCAATGCCATAACTACGATCTCAATACACCCTTAGAGGAAACCATGACAGCACTGACTGAGGTGGTACGTCAGGGAAAAGCTCGTTATATCGGCTTTAGTTGCTGGAGTTCTGAGCAAATTCAAGCCGCGTTTAATATTGCTGATGTGGAATATTTTGTTTCTAGTCAACCTCAGTATTCTCTACTGTGGCGCGAACCAGAAACGGCAGTTTTTCCACTGTGTGCAGCTAATGGCGTTGGTCAAATTGTTTGGTCGCCATTAGCTCAAGGTGTACTTACGGGCAAATACCAGCCAGGACAAGTTCCACCTGAGAATTCTCGCGCTGCTAATGCCAAAATGAATTGGTATATGCTGGAGGAGTTGTTTAGCGATCGCATTCTCACAGCAGTACAAAAACTCAAACCCATTGCTGAAGATTTGGGCTTGACTATGGCACAGTTAGCTCTGGCTTGGGTACTCCGTTCTGAATACGTATCTTCAGCCATTATCGGGGCTAGTCGTCCTCAACAAATTATTGATAATGCTACAGCATCAGGAGTAAAACTGAATACAGAGGTATTAGCAACAATTGACCAAATACTAATACAGCACTTCCTGCTATTATGAGGTATATCATAACCCCCTCATCGCTTGCCTACGGTGTACACACAAGTGATCTAATTATCCAAAAAAAGCCCTGGCGACTAGAAGTCGCGGAACCACACAAACAAAGTCCACCTCCGTGGACTAAGAAAAACTATTTGTTTTCAACCCACGCAGGTGGGTTTTGCCTGTGTAGATGAGGTTTCTAACCGCCGATTTAATATTAATAAGACTTGTGTGTACACCGTAGCATTGCTTGCGAGGAGGGGGTTGGGGGCTGACAGGTGTAGGTTTTTTACATTGAGATTTATAATAGGGGCCAGACTTGGCAGACAAGGAGGGAAAGTGGACAAGGAAGAAGAACAAAGAAGAATTAAAACCCATGAAGATTTAGTGATATATCAAAAAGCGTTTAATGCAGCGATGAAAATCTTTGAGTTATCAAAACAGTTTCCGGTGGAAGAAAGATATTCACTGACTGACCAAATACGTCGTTCCTCCCGTTCAGTTTGTGCAAATTTCGCAGAGGCGTGGAGAAAAAGAAGATATCAAGCATCATTTATAGCTAAATTGAATGACTGTGAATCAGAAGCAGCAGAAACTCAAGTGTGGCTGAAATTTGCCGTAAAATGTCAATATATTTCTGTAGAGGAAGGAAGGGATTTATATAGTACATATAATCAAGTTTTAAGTGGATTAGTAAAAATGATTAATCATCCAGAAAGTTGGCTAATTGGTAACAAGTGATTATTGCTGCCACAGGGAACATATCGAGCAGAATTTTCCGGTTCTTTCTCTTCAAACTCCCTTGTCTACTTTCCTTCCTTGTCTTCCAAGTCCTGCCTTCACCCAATTGTAAAAAACCTACACCTGTCAGGGGGGTTGGGGGTGGGGTTCATGTACCTCACTCAATCAAAAACCGCTGTATCAGTTATTCGCTAGTAAGGAAAGTATTTATCAATGCAACTTAATCCATTTTTTCAAAAAGTTTTTAAATTTCTGATCGGTGGCGGTATCACCACCTGTTTTAATTTATTATTGATTTTTCTGCTAGTTGATTGGTGGGGATGGAATACTCCTTTATTGCACAATATAGCCAATGCTATTTCCATTGAACTCTCTGTATTATTAAGTTTTTTCATTTATCGCATTTGGGTATGGACTGATGGCGAATGGAATATTAAAGAAGTTTTATTTAAACAACTTCCTCTGTTTCATTTAGCAGCAGGAAGTGCAGTAGTTGTGCGAATTTTTTTCCTATTTCCCCTGCTAGATTATTTGAGTATTGATTTTATACTGAATACCTTGGCTGGAGGTTTATTTGGAGCAGGAATCAATTATATTATGAGCGATCGCCTGGTTTTTAAAAGTAACAATGATCAACAAACAGACTTAATATAACTTTTGAACAAATCGTTAACATCTATCAGGTATTAATACAAATGGAATCTCAAATGTACCAGGAAATGATGGAAGTCGAAGACAAACATTGGTGGTTTGTGGCCCGACGATCAATCATTGAACAAGTTATTAAAAAGTTGAATTTACCCGCAAATGCAGAAATATTTGAAGCGGGTTGTGGAACTGGAGGTAACTTAGCTATGCTTAGTCATCATGGAAAAGTCTATGGTATGGAGTTAGATGAAACAGCACAAAATTTTGCTAATGACCTGAAAATAGGAGAAATTCAGCCCGGTTTTTTACCAAATAATATTCCATTTCCTGAACAAAAGTTCGACCTCATAGTATTATTAGATGTCTTGGAACATCTGGAAGAAGATACTGCATCTTTGCAAGCTTTGTCTGCAAAACTGAAGCCGTCTGGATGGTTGTTAATTACTGTTCCTGCTTATCCTTGGCTTTGGTCTAAACATGATGAGCTTCTTCATCATCAACGGAGATATTTACTCAATAACTTGCGGCAAATTGTTGGTAGTGCTGACTATAATATAAATTTCGCCAGTTATTTTAATTCTGTATTATTTCCTGTAATTGCAGTTGCTCTCCTATTACAAAAACTATTTAATAAAGGAGGTAATGAACAAAATATACCACCGAAGTTAATTAATCAAATCTTAACCTTCCTGTTTGGAATTGAGCGTTATTTGATAGGACGTTTATCTATCCCCTTTGGTGTATCAATCTTACTCTTAGCGCAAAAAAATGAAATAGTATCTGTAGGGTGCGTTAATGAAATGTAACGCACCATTAATCAAATTTACTCAAAATCAATCAGGGAATTATTTATTTATGGTATTACCAAATCAGTTAGTTAGAAATATTGTAATTTTAGCCATTATTACTTTTATCGCTCATTTTTGGCATTATCAAAACTTAGGATTATATGAAGATGATTATTTTTTAATCGCTCAACCAATGTCCATGAACTTTCATGATTTTGGTGATTTCTTTAAATGGCATATTCTTCATTATGATGCTACAGAAGGTCGTCCTTTACTCTACATTATTGAGTTTTCAGTGGGTTTTTTAGGTAAATTAATTGGAAATTTCCAATCTCTTTATTTAATCAATTATTTAGTTCTTTTAATCAACAATATTCTAGTATATCTATTTCTCAGTTCTCTTTGGAGACAACCCATTTTTATCATCACGGGAACTCTAGCTTTTACTCTATTTCCAGCAGACACTAATCATGCCTATTTAACTCATATATTTCTATATTCATCTTTTACATTTCTATTGTTAGCTTTTCTCTCCTATTTATCTGGTAGACAATTATTATCATACTTACTGATTTTCGCATCTCTTTTATGTTACGAAACAATGTTACCTCTATTTATTACCGCTCCATTATTTAAAAATCAGTGGAACAA
The window above is part of the Dolichospermum sp. DET69 genome. Proteins encoded here:
- a CDS encoding four helix bundle protein, with the translated sequence MDKEEEQRRIKTHEDLVIYQKAFNAAMKIFELSKQFPVEERYSLTDQIRRSSRSVCANFAEAWRKRRYQASFIAKLNDCESEAAETQVWLKFAVKCQYISVEEGRDLYSTYNQVLSGLVKMINHPESWLIGNK
- a CDS encoding GtrA family protein; this encodes MQLNPFFQKVFKFLIGGGITTCFNLLLIFLLVDWWGWNTPLLHNIANAISIELSVLLSFFIYRIWVWTDGEWNIKEVLFKQLPLFHLAAGSAVVVRIFFLFPLLDYLSIDFILNTLAGGLFGAGINYIMSDRLVFKSNNDQQTDLI
- a CDS encoding aldo/keto reductase family protein, with amino-acid sequence MKYRQLGNSKLHISEISLGSWGVDEGVAKENAKACIYKALDLGINFIDTSNSYAAGGAESFLGEVLTGIERSSYLLATKVFYPTSPTDQGLSAAQIKKQIDASLKRLRTDYVDLYQCHNYDLNTPLEETMTALTEVVRQGKARYIGFSCWSSEQIQAAFNIADVEYFVSSQPQYSLLWREPETAVFPLCAANGVGQIVWSPLAQGVLTGKYQPGQVPPENSRAANAKMNWYMLEELFSDRILTAVQKLKPIAEDLGLTMAQLALAWVLRSEYVSSAIIGASRPQQIIDNATASGVKLNTEVLATIDQILIQHFLLL
- a CDS encoding class I SAM-dependent methyltransferase, with protein sequence MESQMYQEMMEVEDKHWWFVARRSIIEQVIKKLNLPANAEIFEAGCGTGGNLAMLSHHGKVYGMELDETAQNFANDLKIGEIQPGFLPNNIPFPEQKFDLIVLLDVLEHLEEDTASLQALSAKLKPSGWLLITVPAYPWLWSKHDELLHHQRRYLLNNLRQIVGSADYNINFASYFNSVLFPVIAVALLLQKLFNKGGNEQNIPPKLINQILTFLFGIERYLIGRLSIPFGVSILLLAQKNEIVSVGCVNEM